The genome window GAACAAATCATGCAGATTGTCTGGCAAATTGAGAAAGGGTTCGTCAAAGACGTGATGGATTTTCTACCAGAACCAAAACCAGCCTACAATACAGTATCTACTATTATCAGGATATTGGAAGTGAAAGGATTCATTGGACATGAAGCCTTTGGGAAATCACATCAGTATCACGCACTGGTATCGAAAGAAGATTATAAGCGCCACGCCACAGAGAAATTGCTCGGAGGTTACTTTGAAAACTCAGTAGAAAGCATGTTCTCCTTTTTTGTAAAGGAAGAAAAGATGGATGTAAGTGATGTGGATGAAATTCTTAAAATGATCAGCAAACTTAAAAACAAAACGAAATGACCTGGGCCCACTACCTCCTGCAAGTAAACATATACCTGGTTATATTTTACGCATTTTACAGCTTGCTACTGGCTAAAGAAACCTACTTTATACTCAACAGGATCTACCTGATTGGTTCGGGCACGCTTTCTCTGGTTATTCCATTTTTAAGACCAGAGTGGTTTGTCAGACAACCTGCCGCACAACAGCTTAAAATCAGCATAGAAGGACTCACGATGATGGCTCAGGGAAACGTATCAGCCGATCAGGGGCAACATTTCAACTTAATTGCTTTCCTGGTCTGGATTTACTTTACAGGTGTCCTGTTCTTCCTTTGCAAGTTTGGTTATCAACTGTTCGCAGTACAAAGACTCCTGAAAGGGAATTCAACAGGCATGGCCTTTTCATTCTTTAAACAAAAAGTGATAGACCCTGCACTTCCCGGACTAAACACCATTCAAAAACATGAAGAAATTCATATTCGCCAGCTCCATAGCTTCGATGTCTTATTGTTCGAACTTATAGGCGCATTGGTTTGGTTCAACCCTATTATTTATGCTTATAAAACCACAGTAAAACATATTCATGAATACCTGGCCGATGAAGAAGCCGCCCGTTTCCAAGGGGACAAAGAAAGCTATGCCCTGCTGATTTTAAGTCAGGCAATGGGAGTTGACCAGCACGTATTAACCAATAGTTTTTTCAATAAATCAATGCTTAAAAAACGAATTATTATGCTAAATAAACAACGCTCTACCAAAACAGCAATATTAAAATATGGTCTGTTTTTACCCCTGTTCGCGCTTACTTTATTATTCTCCTCAGCGGCGATCAGTAAAAATGAAGACCTGAAAATTGTTGCTGAAAAGATAGAAGCTCCGATTTCAACTCCAGAATCCATTATTACAGCCTTAACCCTCAGTAATACGAACAATATAGGCAAACAGCAAACCAACGAATGGACTTTACTTTACAGTTATTTAGCTAAAAGCATTAAATACCCTGCTATAGCTTATCAGCGCCAGCTGCAAGGGAATGTTCATATTAACTTTACACTACAAAATGGCGAGCTTAAAAACATCGGTGCAGGCACGCAGCTGGGCTCAGGATGTGACGCAGAAGTGATCAGGGTCATTTCAGCATTTGAGGGCTTTAAATCGATGGACAATGGCAAATATAGCCTTACGGTGGCCTTTCGTCTCCAAGGAGCAAATACACCTTTAGAGAACAAAGATACTAAGCCGCTGAAAGGATATACTGCTTTAAATTTAATCACAATCACCGGCGCATCTGCCAAAAATGAACAAACAGCCGAGGTTAAAGAAGAGCCTGTTTATGATTATGCCGCACTCACAACTCCACCATCTTTTCCAGGTGGAATGGCCAATTTTTATACGTTCATCGCCAAGAGTGTTAAGTATCCGGAAGAAGCGCTTAAGAACAATGTCCAGGGTAAGGTATTCCTTTCTTATATTGTAGAAATAGACGGACGGCTTACGGATATTAAAGTAATCCGGGCGCTGGGATCAGGATTGGATGAAGAAGCAGTCAGAGTGTTGAAATCATCACCTAAATGGGTTCCTGGCTATAATGGTAAAAATCCTGTACGCGTTCAATATAGTCTGCCGATCGGCTTTACCTTAAGTAATGAAAAAGTTAAAAAAGAAGAAGGACAAAAGCAAATTGGAAGTATTGATATTACTCCAAAGCCAATTTATGTGGTGGATGGCAAACGTTTGACCGACCAGGCAGAAATCAAAAATGTCAACCCTAATGACATTGAAAGCATGAATGTCCTAAAAGGCGAGGAAGCGCTGAAACAATATGGCGAGGCGGCAAAAAATGGAGTAGTTGTGATTACCACCAAAAAGAAAGGATAAAAAACAAGGATTTAACACAAAACCCCTGCCATCATAGCCGGGGTTCTGTGTTAAATCCTTGTCTCGTTGTCTAAATCTATTAAACTTCTTCCTCAGAAACAAATTTTGCGGAATAAAAGTCTCTGTTCATTCTCGCAATATTCTCTAAAGAAATTCCTTTAGGGCATTCAGCCTCACAAGCACCGGTATTGGTACAGTTACCAAATCCTTCAGCATCCATCTGTGCAACCATACTCTGTACACGACGGTAACGTTCTGGCTGACCCTGAGGCAATAACGCCAATTGTGAAATCTTAGCTGAAGTAAATAACATCGCAGATGCATTTTTACAAGTAGCTACACAAGCACCGCAACCAATACAAGCCGCAGCCTCGAAAGATAAATCTGCCTGGAACTTAGGGATCGGCAATGCATTCGCATCTTGCGCATTACCCGTATTTACTGAAATAAACCCTCCTGCTGCAATAATTCTATCGAATGCAGTACGATCTACCGTTAAATCTTTAATCACTGGAAAAGCCTTCGCTCTCCATGGTTCTACCACAATGGTATCGCCATCTTTGAAAGAACGCATGTGCAATTGACAGGTAGTAATACCTTCTTTTGGTCCATGTGGTCTTCCGTTAATATACATTGAACATGCACCGCAAATACCTTCTCTGCAATCATGGTCGAAAACTACCGGCTCTTCACCCTTATTAATTAGCTGCTCATTTAAAACGTCGAACATTTCTAAGAAAGACATATCAGGAGAAATTTCTGATATTTTGTAGTCTACCAAATTACCTTTGGCTTTGTTATTCTTCTGACGCCAGATTTTCAGCGTTAAATTCATATTTCCTGTACTCATGGTATTGAGATTTTAGTACTAGATTATTTATAACTTCTTTGTGCAATTTTGATGTTCTCGAATTTCAACTCCTCTTTATGAAGTTCAAACTTAACATCATCCTTGTATTCCCATGCAGATACGTAAGCATAGTTTTCATCATCCCTTAAAGCTTCACCTTCTTCAGTCTGATATTCTTCTCTGAAGTGACCTCCGCATGATTCATTTCTGTTCAATGCATCCATACACATCAGCTCACCTAACTCGATAAAGTCAGCTACACGGCCAGCTTTCTCTAATTCAGGATTGAATTCTTCTGCTATACCTGGAACACGTAAATCAGACCAGAAATCTTTACGCAATTGTTGTATTTCTAAAATCGCTTCAGAAAGTCCTTTTGCATTACGGGCCATTCCACATTTTTCCCACATGATCTTACCTAATTTCTTGTGGAAGAAGTCTACAGATTTTGTTCCTTTAATCGAGATGAATTTATCAAGGATAGCTTTAACACTAGCTTCTGCCTCCACAAATGCAGGGTGATCCAGAGGAATTGCTTTAGTAGCTAATTCTTTAGAAATATAAGAACCGATAGTATAAGGGATTACAAAGTAACCATCCGCAAGTCCCTGCATTAAAGCAGAAGCACCTAAACGGTTGGCACCATGGTCAGAGAAGTTAGCTTCACCTAAAGCATATAAACCCGGTACAGTAGTCATCAGGTTATAATCTACCCATAGCCCACCCATTGTATAGTGAACTGCAGGATAAATACGCATTGGTAAATCATAAGGATCTTCACCGGTAATTTGTTTGTACATGTCAAACAAGTTTCCGTATTTCTCTTTGATCACCTCACGGCCTAAGCGCATGCAAGTTTCTTTATCCGGATTGTGGATATTGTGTACTGAAGCTTCAATACGTCCGTAACGCTCTGTATTTGCTTTGAAATCCAGGTATACAGCCAGTTTAGAAACACCAACACCATAACCAGCGTCACAACGCTCTTTGGCAGCTCTTGAAGCCACGTCACGTGGAACAAGGTTACCGAAAGCAGGATAACGACGCTCTAAATAATAATCTCTTTCCTCTTCAGGAATATCTGTTGCTTTACGCTGATCGTCTTTTTTCTTAGGAACCCAGATACGTCCGTCA of Pedobacter cryoconitis contains these proteins:
- a CDS encoding BlaI/MecI/CopY family transcriptional regulator gives rise to the protein MEIKDLTKAEEQIMQIVWQIEKGFVKDVMDFLPEPKPAYNTVSTIIRILEVKGFIGHEAFGKSHQYHALVSKEDYKRHATEKLLGGYFENSVESMFSFFVKEEKMDVSDVDEILKMISKLKNKTK
- a CDS encoding M56 family metallopeptidase, with product MTWAHYLLQVNIYLVIFYAFYSLLLAKETYFILNRIYLIGSGTLSLVIPFLRPEWFVRQPAAQQLKISIEGLTMMAQGNVSADQGQHFNLIAFLVWIYFTGVLFFLCKFGYQLFAVQRLLKGNSTGMAFSFFKQKVIDPALPGLNTIQKHEEIHIRQLHSFDVLLFELIGALVWFNPIIYAYKTTVKHIHEYLADEEAARFQGDKESYALLILSQAMGVDQHVLTNSFFNKSMLKKRIIMLNKQRSTKTAILKYGLFLPLFALTLLFSSAAISKNEDLKIVAEKIEAPISTPESIITALTLSNTNNIGKQQTNEWTLLYSYLAKSIKYPAIAYQRQLQGNVHINFTLQNGELKNIGAGTQLGSGCDAEVIRVISAFEGFKSMDNGKYSLTVAFRLQGANTPLENKDTKPLKGYTALNLITITGASAKNEQTAEVKEEPVYDYAALTTPPSFPGGMANFYTFIAKSVKYPEEALKNNVQGKVFLSYIVEIDGRLTDIKVIRALGSGLDEEAVRVLKSSPKWVPGYNGKNPVRVQYSLPIGFTLSNEKVKKEEGQKQIGSIDITPKPIYVVDGKRLTDQAEIKNVNPNDIESMNVLKGEEALKQYGEAAKNGVVVITTKKKG
- a CDS encoding succinate dehydrogenase/fumarate reductase iron-sulfur subunit, which codes for MSTGNMNLTLKIWRQKNNKAKGNLVDYKISEISPDMSFLEMFDVLNEQLINKGEEPVVFDHDCREGICGACSMYINGRPHGPKEGITTCQLHMRSFKDGDTIVVEPWRAKAFPVIKDLTVDRTAFDRIIAAGGFISVNTGNAQDANALPIPKFQADLSFEAAACIGCGACVATCKNASAMLFTSAKISQLALLPQGQPERYRRVQSMVAQMDAEGFGNCTNTGACEAECPKGISLENIARMNRDFYSAKFVSEEEV
- a CDS encoding fumarate reductase/succinate dehydrogenase flavoprotein subunit, translating into MADFNANIPEGELTVKWTKLRSSMPLVNPANKRSIEIVVVGSGLAGASAAATLAEMGYKVKCFCFQDSPRRAHSIAAQGGINAAKNYQNDGDSVYRLFYDTIKGGDYRAREANVHRLAEVSANIIDQCVAQGVPLAREYGGLLDNRSFGGTQVQRTFYAAGQTGQQLLLGAYSALERQIGMGKVEMFTRHEMLEVVKIEGKARGIIARNLITGELERHFGHAVLLGTGGYGNVFYLSTNAMGSNVTAAWKAHKKGAFFGNPCFTQIHPTCIPVSGDHQSKLTLMSESLRNDGRIWVPKKKDDQRKATDIPEEERDYYLERRYPAFGNLVPRDVASRAAKERCDAGYGVGVSKLAVYLDFKANTERYGRIEASVHNIHNPDKETCMRLGREVIKEKYGNLFDMYKQITGEDPYDLPMRIYPAVHYTMGGLWVDYNLMTTVPGLYALGEANFSDHGANRLGASALMQGLADGYFVIPYTIGSYISKELATKAIPLDHPAFVEAEASVKAILDKFISIKGTKSVDFFHKKLGKIMWEKCGMARNAKGLSEAILEIQQLRKDFWSDLRVPGIAEEFNPELEKAGRVADFIELGELMCMDALNRNESCGGHFREEYQTEEGEALRDDENYAYVSAWEYKDDVKFELHKEELKFENIKIAQRSYK